One window of Calonectris borealis chromosome 28, bCalBor7.hap1.2, whole genome shotgun sequence genomic DNA carries:
- the LOC142093997 gene encoding kelch-like protein 23: protein MCKGYIRAELILTAWQSASMEPAQEPEELGPQTEMIADTILEVGERLFQVSRRVLSVHSRYFEAMFFGGARESSEHHIVIRGIDAVPFQALLEFTRTAQVLIGQENVTGLLETADFFQFDRVKLLCEKFLERELHVSNCLGLMIYSQQFAFIELYVTAMNVALTHWGDVMCQEEFKALPKEMLMQLLRSDDLFVPREDVVFDSIMRWIMEDPATREEDFLDLVGEVRVTFLSLSFLNILVKRSKCPGETETFSRLIKKLDSCPPPSWQNMELCPYAGRSYDTLYVLGGKHDKEQQELFLFQPRTGTWQACSPLQRRNLTQYAMAAVGSFLFVTGGYFRDEFVWYSVDWVLIYNCLDNSWMEGPAMKNSRNSHCAVGAGLYLYVLGGSTDEGIIPAVERMALMESEWESMSPMAQPVERGDAVSVGTRIYVVCGLDKNGHVYDGVQRLNTETDIWDVISFSPLPRYDLCITSLNGALYTIGGGAFRFDVETDEWTQVDEECLTQKFFMGCSTVNGRIYLLGQRKGNSALPVVVLFDPYVDMCQVIDNKLPCPLPIHGCVSVRRFDTWA, encoded by the exons ATGTGTAAAGGCTATATAAGGGCTGAGTTAATTTTAACTGCCTGGCAGTCAGCAAGCATGGAGCCTGCACAAGAACCAGAGGAGCTGGGACCTCAGACAGAAATGATTGCAGACACAATTCTTGAGGTTGGAGAGAGACTCTTTCAGGTCAGCCGTAGGGTACTTTCAGTACACAGTCGTTATTTTGAAGCCATGTTTTTTGGTGGGGCAAGAGAGAGCTCTGAACACCACATAGTGATCAGAGGGATTGATGCAGTGCCTTTTCAGGCGCTACTTGAGTTCACTCGCACAGCCCAAGTGCTTATAGGTCAAGAAAATGTGACTGGCTTACTGgaaacagctgatttttttcagtttgacagGGTGAAACTGTTGTGTGAGAAATTTTTGGAGAGAGAGCTGCATGTTTCCAACTGCCTGGGCCTGATGATCTACTCGCAGCAATTTGCCTTTATAGAGCTGTATGTGACTGCTATGAATGTGGCTCTCACTCACTGGGGGGATGTGATGTGCCAGGAAGAATTTAAGGCACTGCCCAAAGAAATGCTGATGCAGCTCCTGAGAAGTGATGACCTCTTCGTTCCACGAGAAGATGTGGTTTTTGACAGTATTATGAGGTGGATAATGGAGGACCCAGCAACGAGAGAGGAAGACTTTCTGGATTTGGTGGGCGAAGTCAGGGTCACTTTTCTAAGTTTATCCTTCCTCAATATCTTGGTGAAACGCAGCAAGTGCCCTGGAGAGACAGAAACCTTTTCCAGATTAATAAAGAAGTTAGACAGCTGTCCTCCACCCAGCTGGCAAAATATGGAACTGTGTCCTTATGCTGGTCGGAGCTATGACACCTTATATGTCCTGGGAGGAAAGCATGACAAGGAACAGCaagaattatttctctttcaacCTAGAACAGGGACATGGCAAGCCTGTTCTCCACTGCAGCGCAGGAACCTCACCCAATATGCAATGGCAGCAGTAG GGAGCTTCCTTTTTGTGACAGGAGGATATTTTCGGGATGAGTTTGTGTGGTATAGTGTGGATTGGGTGCTTATCTACAATTGCTTGGACAATAGTTGGATGGAAGGGCCTGCCATGAAGAACTCCCGCAATAGCCATTGTGCAGTAGGAGCAGGGCTCTACTTGTATGTACTTGGAGGGAGCACAGATGAAGGGATAATCCCAGCAGTTGAGCGCATGGCTTTGATGGAGTCGGAGTGGGAAAGCATGAGTCCTATGGCTcaacctgtggagagaggagatGCGGTCAGTGTGGGAACCAGGATCTATGTGGTCTGTGGCCTGGATAAAAACGGACACGTATATGATGGAGTGCAAAGGCTGAACACAGAGACGGACATCTGGGATGTCATCTCATTCTCCCCGCTTCCAAG GTACGACCTCTGCATCACATCACTGAATGGTGCTCTGTACACCATAGGAGGGGGAGCTTTTCGATTTGATGTGGAGACAGATGAATGGACCCAGGTGGATGAGGAATGCTTGACCCAGAAGTTCTTCATGGGATGCAGCACTGTGAATGGACGAATTTATCTCCTCGGACAGAGGAAGGGGAACAGTGCCCTGCCTGTTGTAGTCCTCTTTGATCCCTACGTTGATATGTGCCAAGTCATAGATAACAAACTCCCTTGCCCCCTTCCTATTCATGGGTGTGTCTCTGTGCGAAGATTTGATACATGGGCATGA